Proteins from one Triticum aestivum cultivar Chinese Spring chromosome 7A, IWGSC CS RefSeq v2.1, whole genome shotgun sequence genomic window:
- the LOC123147225 gene encoding mannose/glucose-specific lectin, whose protein sequence is MATHPNFHAIPFTGSVENTEFRFSSLYMHHIYSGPSPNQSNIVAADATTGWGKTTVNNWTIYDGVGTDAKLVARAQGLHVYAGIWHNTFTIVFEIEGFKESTLQVMGATVQTGEWSIVGGTGELAMASGVVNKRVHGKTDGGDIIELTIHGFCRKQIAPTKAGPWGGNGGSVVESDKPWKIESITILYQGVIGSLEYSYISQNGNKRTAGPWGSKNPNRAEIVLGPGEVVTAVSGTITKHNNLDVIQTLKFVTNKKTHGPYGNTDNAKVGTPFSTVVPNGKTIVGFFGRTDMRYLNALGVYVA, encoded by the exons ATGGCCACTCACCCAAATTTCCATGCTATTCCATTTACTGGGTCCGTGGAGAACACCGAGTTTAGGTTCAGTAGCTTGTACATGCACCACATTTATTCCGGACCGAGCCCAAACCAATCAAACATCGTAGCTGCAGATGCTACCACTGGGTGGGGCAAGACAACAGTTAACAATTGGACAATATATGATGGGGTTGGCACCGACGCCAAGCTAGTGGCCCGTGCACAAGGGCTGCATGTCTACGCTGGTATTTGGCACAATACCTTCACCATTGTGTTCGAGATTGAAGG GTTCAAGGAAAGCACGCTGCAGGTAATGGGAGCAACTGTTCAGACAGGTGAGTGGTCTATTGTCGGGGGAACTGGTGAGCTCGCGATGGCCTCTGGTGTTGTAAACAAAAGGGTGCACGGGAAAACAGATGGTGGAGACATAATCGAGCTTACCATCCATGGCTTCTGCCGCAAGCAG ATCGCTCCCACGAAGGCTGGTCCATGGGGTGGCAATGGTGGTTCTGTTGTTGAATCTGATAAACCCTGGAAGATAGAGAGCATCACCATCCTGTATCAAGGAGTAATTGGTTCACTTGAATATTCTTACATCAGCCAAAATGGCAACAAGCGCACCGCAGGTCCTTGGGGTAGTAAGAATCCCAACCGCGCCGAG ATTGTGCTGGGCCCTGGGGAGGTTGTGACAGCAGTGTCTGGAACAATTACCAAACATAATAACCTCGATGTCATACAGACACTTAAGTTTGTCACCAACAAGAAAACACACGGACCTTATGGAAATACTGATAATGCAAAAGTTGGTACTCCTTTCAGCACTGTCGTACCAAATGGCAAAACAATTGTTGGCTTCTTTGGGCGTACTGATATGAGATACCTGAACGCACTTGGTGTTTACGTGGCCTAG